The genomic stretch tgtgcttttttcccatgaaatgatgtaaataaTTCTAATTGGAAACAGAAAAGATGCAGCTCAATAATGAACATTATTGTGGTTGATGGAGCTGATTTCTGGGTTTCAAAGGTTTCATCctcattttaatgcaaaaacgAGTAAGAAatgttcgttttttttttttaaatctttcaattattatttaaatgataAAGCAGCAGATATGAACTAACGTGCAGATTATTCAGATTTCCTTCCATCGAATGatttaatattcatttttttcctcagatCTTTCATCATACTGAgaataattctgtttttgttgaacatttgtccaatatttcagctttttatgtttaaatccaaatagaaaaatgtcaagaacTTGTATTTAAACACGGAGAAGTCTGAATAAGTTGGACAGGAATGCAGATGAGTTTGGAGAACCAGACTGTAGCTGCAGATCTTCTGCTCCTGGAGGCCTTGAAGGTTTCTCCTCAGTCCTCCGTCGctgccttcctcctcctcctgctcatcTACATCTTCATCTTGGTGTCCAACGTGGGCCTGGTGGTCCTGATCTTCTGCAGCCGGAGCCTCCAGCAGCCCATGTACCTCCTCCTCACCAACATGTGCATCAACGACGTCTTTGGAGCCACTGTCACGGTTCCTCAcatcctcagagacctgctgTCGGTTAGCTCGCAGCGCTACATCCGCTACGTCGACTGCGCTTTCCAGGCCTTCTGCGTCCACCTCCACGCCAGCGTGTCCCACACGGTGCTGATGATCATGGCCTTCGACCGCTACGTGGCCGTCTGCAACCCGCTGAGATACGCCGCCGTCATGACCAACAGGACAGTGGTGAAGCTGTCGGCGGCGGCGTGGACGTCGGCCTTCGTTCTGGTGGCCATCCTGGTGGGCCTCAGTGTCCGGCTGACACGCTGCAGGTCGGTCATGTTCAACCTGTTCAACCCGATATTAATGCATGAAACTgtcaataatctgaatattgaTCGACAAAGCTATCAATAATTTAgatattaatataaaaaatgGTCAATAACTTGgtattaacacacaaaagcatCAATAATCTGGATACTAATGCTCCAAAGtatctaaaacctggatattaatgcccCAAAGTGGAAATATCTGGACATTAATgcacaaaatgtcaataatctcaatattaatatttaaaaatggaaatacgTGGATGTCAACGCGCAAAATTATTgataacttggatattaatgcagaaaactGTCAATAACTTCATGTTAATACATAAAAGCATCAATAATCTGGATGCTAATGCCCCAAAGTGTCAATAATCTCAATATTGATGctcaaaagtgaaaataatctggatattaatccgcaaaatgatcaataatttgAATATTATTACAAAAGAATGGTCAATAACTTTGGTGTTAATACACCAAAGTATCAATAACTTGGATTTTAATGCACCAAAGTGTCTAAAACCTGGACATTGATGTCCAAAAGTGGAAATTTCTGGATATTTAATGCACATAAatgtcaataatctggatattaatgtttaaaaatatcaatatctcAATATTAATGCTCAAAAGTTGAAATATCTGGATATCAACACACAAAACTATCGATAATTTGGATAttaatacatccatccattatctatacactgcttaatcctcattagggtggtggggggctggagtctatcccagctgactcaggcaaAGGCAgtacacctggacaggtaacagtctgtcacagggctacatataagTACAAACAACAcacccacattcacacctacagacaatttagaatcatcaattaacctcagcatatttttggactgtggaaggaagctggagaaaacccacgcatgcacagggagaacatgcaaactccatgcagaaaaatcccaggaaagccggaacgtgaaccagggatcttctagctgcaaggcgaaagtgctaaccactacaccactgtgcagccccgagATTAATACAGAAAACTGTCAATAACTTGGTTTTAATACATAAAGCATCacaaatctggatattaatgctcAAAGCTatcaataacttggatattaatacAGAAATGGTCAATAACTTGGTGTTAAAGCACAAAAGCATCAATAATCTGGACATTATTACACAAACCTGAAGGCCAACTGgaataaaatctgcatttgaaatgaaaacaacgTTGTGAACTTGGTTATATGTGGTGTCTGCAGAAGAAGAGATGTTTCTCTTGAACCAGCTGTTGTTGTCCAGGTGGGTCGTCTTCAACCCGTTCTGCGACAACGCTTCACTCTTCAAACTGTCCTGCCAGAGCGTCCTCATCAACAACATCTATGGTCTGGGCTATACCGTGGTTCTGCTGGGTTCCTCCATCAGCAGCGTCACGCTCACCTACCTGAGGATCGCTGTGGTCTGTCTGAGCAGGAAGAACCAGGCGTTGAACCGCCGGGCGCTGCAGACCTGCGCCTCCCACCTGACCGTCTACGTCATCATGATGGTGTCGGCCTTCATCATCGTGGTTCTGCACCGGTTCCCCCAGCTGTCGGAGCACAGGAAGGTGGCGTCGGTTCTGGGTCACATCACTCTACCGGTTCTCAACGCCGTGATTTACGGACTGCAGATCAAAGAGGTCAGACAGAAGATCAAGGCTGCGTTCTACAGCAATAAAAGATGAGATTCACTGCAGAGGAAGTTTGTTTCTTCATGAATAAAGTTACGACATCTTTACACAAAAACTCACACGTCTTTGTTCTTGATCCATTAACTTGGATTTTAACCCTcttttgttgttaaatttcaacatggAAGCAGCTTGTGACTCTGCACATCGAACACCAGGTTCTGTTTCCTACCAATAATTCACATCAACTGGAACCTCatctttccacacatcagattctactgatgttagagcctcaaaagttggtgaaatgtcgaccaaagactgtattttagtagaaatatggatccatctatACAGAGTTATGAACAAACATTTCCATCCACTTGTATGAACCTCGTATATCATCAGTCTTTAGTTTCCAATGATTCCTAAAACTATGAATGTTACATGATAGAATCATGAAAACATGAACAAGAAGCTAtcatgtattttggttctttcatagattcatTAAAGGTTTTCTGGAAACATGACAGAATCTGTTGGATCAAAAAGAACCTTGAATGATCAGTCGCCGTGATGTCGAAagttgttttaatgttattttcttagtttcatgacCTCTTAACTCctcctgagtgattccagttgacaacagctgctgactctgatccagtttaaatagaaccattagatccactcattagactcaaacactacagggggaaagtctgaggagctcagcaaagatctgaagaagaaaatcagTGACTTGAactcaaaaattgcccaaattgatgcaaaaattccaaaattgactcaaaaacaGTCTAAACTGACTGAAGAGATGTCTACATGGACATAAAGTCACTCAACAACTGTCCAAAGAGCttaaaaatatgtctaaaatgattaaaaacctGAACAAACTAGTGCAAAAATTGACCAAGTTACCTTTAAAAAATGCCCAGATTGACTCAAAAATACTCCAAGATGACTGgaaatatgtctaaaaatattcaaaagttgCATGAGATGATGGGAAAACGGTCCAATTCCACTGAAACTCTaactaaatgaattaaaaattccccaaatcgACCAAAACCGTCAAAAttcactcaaaaatggtccCAACTGACTGATGGAGATGTTTATATTAACTATTACAGAATTGCAGAACTGTCCAAATTgactaaaatgtataaaaaatgtaaaaacttgacacaaaaagttaaagttgactcaaaatgtgtctaaatttATGCAAAACTAttccaaagtgactgaaaacatctAGAATGACTCCAAAACTGCCCAAACTGACTCTAAAATTGTACAGATTGACCCCAGAAACTTTCAAGATGGCGCTGATTGAGCGGCCTTCAGACGACTTCACAGGTGAGACACTTCTTTAAaggatgaaaacagaaacaaaaatctcAGGTCTGACAACAGAACTtagtaaaaatcatccaaaatgtcaacgAGACGTCTTCACCTGAAGGCACTGACGTAGTggaccatcatcatcatcatcatcatcatttctgTAACTTCTCTCTATTTTCTCATCTCCAGGTTCAGATCAACCGTCTTCATGATGGAGAACCAGACTTTAGGTCCAGATGTTCTGCAGCTGGAGGGGTTGAATGTCAGCCCCGAGTCCTCTGTCGCCgccttcgtcctcctcctcctcatctatGTCTTCATCATGGTGTCCAACGTGGGCCTGGTGGTTCTGATCTCCATGGAGAGGAGCCTCCATGAGCCCATGTACCTGCTCTTCTGCAACATGAGCATCAACGATGCTTTCGGGGCGTCGACCGTCATCCCCCGCCTGCTGGCCAACGTTTTCCTTCCCAGCTCGCAGCGCTACATCGGCTATGTTGACTGTGCCGCCCAGGCCTTCTGTGCCCACTTCCACGCCAGCTCAGCCTGCACGGTGCTCATGATTGTGGTCTTCGACCGCTACGTGGCCATCTGCAGGCCACTGCAGTACGCCGCCATCATGACCAACAGGATGGTGCTGAAGCTGTTGCTGTCAGCGTGGCTGGTGTTGCTGGTCATGGTGGTCATCCTGGTGGGCCTCAGTGTCCGGCTGTCACGCTGCAGGTCGGTCATGTTCAACCcaatctgaatattaatgcatgaaactgtcaataatctggatattaatacAGAAAACTGTCAATAACTTTGTGTTAACACCTAAAACTGTCAATAATCTGAATAATAATGCCCAAAAGTATCAATAATCTCGAAATTAATGCCAAAAGATTCAATAATGTGGATGTTAATGcataaaactgtcaataatcTCGATATTAATGCATGAAActgtcaataatctggatattaatacAGAATACTATCAATAACTTTGTGTTAATATCCAAAAGTATCAATAATCTGGATGTTTATGCCAAAAAAGTATCAATAATTTGGATATTTATGCTCAAAACTATCAATAACTTACACACTAATACAGAAAACTATGAATAACGTGGTGTTAATACACAAAACCATCAATAATTTGGATATTTATGCTCAAAATGATTAATGACTAAgatattaatataaa from Amphiprion ocellaris isolate individual 3 ecotype Okinawa chromosome 14, ASM2253959v1, whole genome shotgun sequence encodes the following:
- the LOC111568024 gene encoding olfactory receptor 52N5-like, producing MQMSLENQTVAADLLLLEALKVSPQSSVAAFLLLLLIYIFILVSNVGLVVLIFCSRSLQQPMYLLLTNMCINDVFGATVTVPHILRDLLSVSSQRYIRYVDCAFQAFCVHLHASVSHTVLMIMAFDRYVAVCNPLRYAAVMTNRTVVKLSAAAWTSAFVLVAILVGLSVRLTRCRWVVFNPFCDNASLFKLSCQSVLINNIYGLGYTVVLLGSSISSVTLTYLRIAVVCLSRKNQALNRRALQTCASHLTVYVIMMVSAFIIVVLHRFPQLSEHRKVASVLGHITLPVLNAVIYGLQIKEVRQKIKAAFYSNKR